The following proteins come from a genomic window of Actinopolyspora saharensis:
- a CDS encoding precorrin-2 C(20)-methyltransferase — MNSEDSNDSATGRLFGVGLGPGDPELVTVKAARLIGEADVIAYHSARHGNSIARSVAEPYLRGDQTEEPLVYPVTTETTDHPGGYQGAIDEFYADCAERLAAHLSAGRDVVLLGEGDPFFYGSYMHMHKRLTGRFETVVVPGVNSVSAASAELGRPLAERDEVLTVLPGTLEPDELARRLQSTDAAAVLKLGRTFEGVREAFDKAGCLDEAHYVERASTTRQRVAPLAEVDPDSVPYFSLALLPSRTGARTPAPETPPRPDGAHGGRLAVVGLGPAGREWTTPEAQAALAAADDLVGYGPYLDRIQANPRQRKHPSDNRVEAQRAEEALDLAASGRRVVVVSSGDPGVFAMGSAVLEAADDARYADVDVDVLPGLTAAQAVASRAGAPLGHDYCVLSLSDRLKSWEVIERRLRAAARADLALAMYNPASRSRRWQVEAARDLLLEERSGDTPVVIGRDVGGPEEEVTVVELRELDPERVDMRCLLLVGSSTTRLVSRGDEVSVFTPRRYPA, encoded by the coding sequence GTGAACAGCGAAGACAGCAACGACTCCGCGACCGGGCGCCTGTTCGGAGTGGGGCTCGGCCCCGGTGATCCGGAACTGGTGACGGTCAAGGCCGCGCGGTTGATCGGTGAGGCCGATGTGATCGCCTACCACAGCGCCAGGCACGGCAACAGCATCGCGCGCTCGGTCGCCGAGCCGTATCTGCGCGGGGACCAGACCGAGGAACCGCTGGTGTACCCGGTCACCACCGAGACGACCGACCACCCCGGCGGGTACCAGGGCGCCATCGACGAGTTCTACGCCGACTGCGCCGAACGACTGGCGGCTCACCTGAGCGCGGGACGCGACGTCGTGCTGCTCGGTGAGGGGGACCCGTTCTTCTACGGCTCCTACATGCACATGCACAAGCGCTTGACCGGGCGCTTCGAGACCGTGGTCGTGCCGGGGGTGAACTCGGTGAGCGCGGCCTCGGCCGAGTTGGGACGCCCGCTCGCCGAGCGCGACGAGGTGCTGACCGTGCTCCCGGGCACGCTCGAGCCCGACGAGCTGGCGCGGAGGTTGCAGAGCACGGACGCGGCGGCCGTGCTCAAGCTGGGCAGGACCTTCGAAGGCGTGCGCGAGGCCTTCGACAAGGCCGGTTGCCTCGACGAGGCCCACTACGTGGAACGGGCGAGCACCACCAGGCAGCGGGTCGCACCACTGGCCGAGGTGGACCCGGACAGCGTGCCCTACTTCTCGCTGGCCCTGCTGCCCAGCCGTACCGGTGCGCGGACTCCCGCTCCGGAGACGCCGCCGCGTCCGGACGGAGCGCACGGCGGTCGGCTCGCCGTGGTGGGGCTCGGTCCGGCGGGCAGGGAGTGGACCACCCCCGAGGCGCAGGCCGCGCTGGCCGCAGCCGACGACCTGGTCGGATACGGGCCCTACCTGGACCGGATCCAGGCGAACCCGCGGCAGCGCAAGCACCCCTCCGACAACCGCGTCGAGGCCCAGCGGGCCGAGGAGGCCCTCGACCTGGCGGCTTCGGGGCGCAGGGTCGTGGTCGTCTCCTCCGGAGACCCCGGGGTGTTCGCGATGGGCAGCGCCGTCCTGGAGGCGGCCGACGACGCGCGCTACGCGGACGTGGACGTGGACGTCCTCCCCGGACTCACCGCGGCGCAGGCGGTCGCCAGCAGAGCGGGGGCCCCGCTCGGGCACGACTACTGCGTGCTCTCGCTGTCCGACCGGCTCAAGTCGTGGGAGGTGATCGAACGCAGGCTGCGGGCCGCTGCGCGGGCGGACCTCGCGCTGGCGATGTACAACCCGGCCTCGCGGAGTCGTCGCTGGCAGGTGGAGGCGGCCAGGGACCTGCTCCTGGAGGAGCGCTCCGGGGACACACCGGTGGTGATCGGCCGCGACGTCGGTGGACCGGAGGAGGAGGTCACGGTCGTCGAGCTGCGGGAGCTGGATCCGGAACGGGTGGACATGCGCTGCCTGCTGCTGGTCGGTTCGTCCACGACCCGGCTCGTCAGCAGGGGGGACGAGGTCTCCGTGTTCACGCCGCGGCGCTACCCGGCGTGA
- a CDS encoding precorrin-8X methylmutase, whose product MTEYIRDGKEIYRRSFATIRAETDLDELPSDVAGVAVRMVHSCGMVDLVDDLAYSPGVVSSARRALAAGAPVLCDAEMVAAGVTRRRLPAGNEILCTLSDPRVPDLAARLGNTRSAAAMELWRGRLEGAVVAIGNAPTSLFRLLELVEQGAGTPAAVLGIPVGFIGAVESKQALVAHPSGLEHLVVHGRRGGSAMTVAAINAIASEEE is encoded by the coding sequence GTGACCGAATACATCCGGGACGGCAAGGAGATCTACCGCCGCTCCTTCGCGACGATACGGGCGGAAACCGATCTCGACGAGCTGCCTTCCGACGTCGCCGGTGTGGCCGTGCGCATGGTTCACTCCTGCGGGATGGTCGACCTGGTCGACGACCTGGCCTACTCGCCGGGGGTGGTGAGCTCGGCGCGGCGGGCGCTCGCCGCGGGTGCGCCGGTGCTGTGCGACGCGGAGATGGTGGCCGCGGGGGTGACCCGGCGCAGACTTCCCGCGGGCAACGAGATCCTGTGCACGTTGTCGGACCCGCGCGTGCCCGACCTCGCCGCGCGACTGGGCAACACCCGCAGCGCCGCCGCGATGGAACTGTGGCGCGGGCGGCTCGAAGGCGCCGTCGTCGCGATCGGCAACGCCCCGACCAGCCTGTTCCGCCTGCTGGAGCTGGTCGAGCAGGGCGCGGGCACTCCCGCGGCCGTGCTCGGGATCCCGGTCGGTTTCATCGGGGCGGTCGAGTCCAAGCAGGCACTGGTCGCGCACCCGAGCGGCCTGGAGCACCTGGTGGTGCACGGCAGACGAGGCGGTAGTGCGATGACGGTCGCCGCCATCAACGCGATCGCGAGCGAGGAAGAGTGA
- the cobG gene encoding precorrin-3B synthase, translating to MSEGFASERDRPDACPGALQVHPAADGGLARIRVPGGTLSTEQLRVLVTAAEELGNSTVELTSRANLQLRGVEFPEELGRRLGAVGLLPSLTHERVRNIVASPGAGLDDPGWLPVQRVVRELDRAICSTPRLAELSGRFLFTVDDGSGDVSRLRGDVGLLPLDGETVAVLLGGYDSGARVRPAEAAETAVLAAEEFLAERDRQGGGVWRVAELDTTGNIADTMRARSGRAGGTVVEVTPPFGVRRDQQEKPSVGVLTRTGGEVVLGVGAPLGRLSPAQMHSIIRAAEAASGAVRLTPWRTAVLPGVREHEHRSWFSELHSCGLIVDPSSPFNGVTACAGDPGCAKSLADVHRDAAYSAARGAAVAPGDLPVHWVGCSRRCGRPRGPVVEVLAGASGYRVSSGARDDELIRVDDAGVETVAEAVEHARRPGSAAPTTGQHDGFGQGRVNSDQDTTNEDDR from the coding sequence ATGTCCGAAGGTTTCGCTTCCGAACGGGACAGGCCGGACGCCTGCCCGGGTGCGCTCCAGGTCCACCCCGCCGCCGACGGTGGTCTCGCGCGGATCCGCGTCCCCGGCGGGACGTTGAGCACCGAGCAGCTGCGGGTGCTGGTCACGGCCGCGGAGGAGCTGGGCAACTCCACGGTCGAGCTCACCTCGCGGGCCAATCTCCAGCTGCGCGGTGTCGAGTTCCCCGAGGAGCTCGGGCGGCGGCTCGGTGCGGTGGGACTGCTTCCCTCGCTGACCCACGAGCGGGTGCGGAACATAGTGGCCAGTCCCGGTGCCGGGCTGGACGACCCCGGCTGGTTGCCGGTGCAGCGGGTCGTGCGTGAGCTGGACCGGGCAATCTGCTCGACTCCGCGGTTGGCCGAGCTCTCCGGGCGTTTCCTGTTCACCGTGGACGACGGGAGCGGGGACGTGTCGCGGCTGCGCGGTGACGTGGGCCTGCTTCCGCTGGACGGGGAGACGGTCGCGGTGCTGCTCGGGGGGTACGACTCGGGCGCGCGAGTGAGGCCGGCCGAGGCCGCGGAGACGGCCGTTCTCGCCGCGGAGGAGTTCCTCGCGGAGCGGGACCGCCAGGGGGGCGGCGTCTGGCGAGTGGCCGAACTGGACACAACGGGAAACATCGCGGACACGATGCGTGCTCGATCGGGGCGTGCGGGAGGCACCGTTGTCGAAGTCACACCGCCCTTCGGGGTTCGGCGGGATCAGCAGGAAAAACCCTCGGTGGGGGTCCTCACGCGGACCGGGGGAGAGGTGGTCCTCGGCGTGGGGGCGCCGTTGGGACGCTTGTCCCCCGCGCAGATGCATAGCATCATACGAGCGGCCGAAGCCGCGTCCGGTGCCGTTCGACTGACGCCGTGGCGGACCGCGGTCCTCCCGGGAGTCCGCGAGCACGAGCACCGATCGTGGTTTTCCGAACTGCACTCGTGCGGTTTGATCGTCGATCCGTCCTCGCCGTTCAACGGTGTGACCGCCTGCGCGGGTGATCCCGGTTGTGCCAAGTCCCTGGCCGACGTGCACCGGGACGCCGCGTACAGCGCGGCCCGCGGTGCTGCGGTGGCTCCGGGGGACCTGCCGGTGCACTGGGTCGGTTGCTCGCGTCGTTGCGGCCGCCCGCGCGGTCCGGTGGTGGAAGTGCTGGCCGGCGCCTCCGGGTACCGGGTCAGCTCCGGCGCGCGGGACGACGAGCTCATCCGGGTGGACGACGCCGGGGTGGAGACGGTGGCCGAGGCCGTGGAACACGCGCGGCGTCCCGGTTCCGCGGCTCCGACGACGGGACAGCACGACGGGTTCGGGCAGGGCCGCGTGAACAGCGACCAGGACACGACGAACGAGGACGATCGGTGA
- the cobN gene encoding cobaltochelatase subunit CobN produces MILLLSTSDTDLLSARSSGADYRLANPARLGAQDLPKLLEGVDLVVVRLLGGRRAWEEGLDFLLAGPRPVVVLGGEQQPDAELMECSTVPGGVCAEAHAYLAHGGPENLEQLHNFLSDTVLLTGHGFAQPAETPTWGRLDRTPGRQDGPTVAVLYYRAHHMAGNTAFVHTLCEQIEDAGGQAMPLFCASLRTPDPELLEALRGADALVVTVLAAGGSKPAVATAGGDDEAWDVGALAQLDIPILQGMCLTSSRSAWQDNDEGLSPMDMATQVAVPEFDGRLITVPFSFKENDSEGLPVYVADAERAARVAGIAVRHARLRHVPPERKRLALMLSAYPTKHARVGNAVGLDTPLSAVRLLRALGEAGYDIGPAEGPDALPGVAAQDGDALIHALIAAGGQDRDWLSEEQLAGNPIRVPAKRYREWFDSLPESLRSDIEQHWGPPPGELFVDRSQDPEGEIVLAAIRAGNIVLMIQPPRGFGENPIAIYHDPDLPPSHHYLAAYHWLTDDFDAHAMVHLGKHGNLEWLPGKTAGMSASCAPDAAIADLPLVYPFLVNDPGEGTQAKRRVHATLVDHLVPPMARAESYGDIARLEQLLDEHANITAMDPAKLPAIRSQIWTLMQAAKLDHDLGLEERPHDAEFDDILLQVDGWLCEVKDAQIREGLHVFGDPPAGHARVGLVLAMLRARQMWGGQQAAVPGLREALGLSEDGSEARERVDDVESRAQALVEGMEQHEWRAEAAETVCQSVLGEDPGQVVEVLQFAATEVVPRLNDTTDEIGSTLHALEGGYIPSGPSGSPLRGLVNVLPTGRNFYSVDPKGIPSRLAWDTGYAIAESLLDRYRTDNGEWPGSVGLSVWGTSAMRTSGDDIAEVLALIGVRPTWDDSSRRVNGLEAVPLEELGRPRVDVTVRISGFFRDAFPHVVNLIDDAFQLVSDLDEPDEWNFVRAHTRADIAEHGDRRRATTRIFGSKPGAYGAGMLSLIDSRNWRDDSDLAEVYTVWGGFAYGRDLDGVAARQDMENAYRRISVAAKNTDTREHDIADSDDYFQYHGGMVATVRALSGDSPAAYIGDSSRPDSIRTRSLHEETSRVFRSRVVNPRWVSAMREHGYKGAFELAATVDYLFGYDATTGVVGDWMYEKLAETYVFDEQNQKFLTESNPWALHGIAERLLEAADRELWAEPDPETLQGLREVYLQVEGDLEDGPGES; encoded by the coding sequence ATGATCCTGCTTCTGTCCACCTCCGACACTGACCTGCTCAGTGCGCGGTCCAGCGGCGCCGACTACCGGCTGGCCAATCCGGCCAGACTCGGCGCGCAGGACCTTCCGAAACTGCTCGAGGGAGTCGACCTCGTGGTGGTGCGGCTGCTCGGCGGCCGCAGGGCCTGGGAGGAGGGGTTGGACTTCCTGCTCGCCGGCCCGCGGCCCGTCGTGGTGCTCGGTGGCGAGCAGCAGCCCGACGCCGAGCTCATGGAGTGCTCCACAGTTCCCGGCGGCGTGTGCGCCGAGGCGCACGCCTACCTCGCCCACGGCGGCCCGGAGAACCTCGAGCAGCTGCACAACTTCCTCTCCGACACCGTCCTGCTGACCGGGCACGGTTTCGCGCAGCCCGCCGAGACCCCGACCTGGGGGAGGCTGGACCGCACTCCCGGCAGGCAGGACGGCCCCACAGTGGCCGTGCTCTACTACCGGGCCCACCACATGGCGGGCAACACCGCCTTCGTGCACACCCTCTGCGAGCAGATCGAGGACGCGGGCGGCCAGGCGATGCCCCTGTTCTGCGCCTCGTTGCGCACCCCCGACCCCGAGCTGCTCGAAGCGCTGCGCGGCGCGGACGCGCTCGTGGTCACCGTGCTGGCCGCAGGCGGGAGCAAGCCCGCCGTGGCCACGGCCGGCGGCGACGACGAGGCCTGGGACGTCGGGGCGCTCGCCCAGCTGGACATCCCGATCCTGCAGGGGATGTGCCTGACCAGCAGCCGTTCCGCCTGGCAGGACAACGACGAGGGTCTCTCCCCGATGGACATGGCCACCCAGGTGGCCGTTCCGGAGTTCGACGGCAGGTTGATCACGGTTCCGTTCTCGTTCAAGGAGAACGACTCGGAGGGCCTTCCCGTCTACGTGGCCGACGCGGAGCGCGCGGCCAGGGTCGCCGGGATCGCCGTGCGGCACGCCCGGCTCCGCCACGTCCCGCCCGAGCGGAAGCGGCTCGCGCTGATGCTGTCGGCCTACCCCACCAAGCACGCCAGGGTGGGCAACGCGGTCGGCCTGGACACGCCGCTGTCCGCCGTGCGGCTGCTGCGCGCTCTCGGGGAGGCGGGCTACGACATCGGCCCCGCTGAGGGACCGGACGCTCTTCCCGGCGTGGCGGCGCAGGACGGTGACGCGCTGATCCACGCGCTGATCGCCGCGGGAGGCCAGGACCGGGACTGGCTGAGCGAGGAGCAGCTCGCAGGCAACCCGATCCGCGTGCCGGCCAAGCGCTACCGGGAGTGGTTCGACTCCCTGCCCGAGTCCCTGCGCTCCGACATCGAACAGCACTGGGGCCCTCCGCCCGGAGAGCTGTTCGTCGACCGCTCGCAGGACCCCGAGGGAGAGATCGTGCTCGCGGCGATCAGGGCGGGCAACATCGTGCTCATGATCCAGCCCCCGCGGGGCTTCGGGGAGAACCCGATCGCGATCTACCACGACCCGGACCTCCCGCCCAGCCACCACTACTTGGCCGCCTACCACTGGCTGACCGACGACTTCGACGCGCACGCGATGGTGCACCTGGGCAAGCACGGCAACCTGGAGTGGTTGCCGGGCAAGACGGCCGGCATGTCCGCCTCCTGCGCCCCGGACGCCGCCATCGCCGACCTGCCGCTGGTGTACCCCTTCCTGGTCAACGACCCCGGTGAGGGGACCCAGGCCAAGCGCAGGGTTCACGCCACGCTGGTGGACCACCTGGTCCCCCCGATGGCGCGCGCGGAGAGCTACGGCGACATCGCGCGGCTGGAGCAGCTGCTCGACGAGCACGCCAACATCACGGCGATGGACCCGGCGAAGCTTCCCGCCATCCGCAGTCAGATCTGGACGCTGATGCAGGCGGCCAAGCTCGACCACGACCTGGGGTTGGAGGAACGTCCGCACGACGCCGAGTTCGACGACATCCTGCTGCAGGTCGACGGCTGGCTGTGCGAGGTCAAGGACGCCCAGATCCGCGAGGGGCTGCACGTGTTCGGGGACCCGCCCGCAGGCCACGCCCGGGTCGGGCTGGTGCTGGCGATGCTGCGGGCCAGGCAGATGTGGGGCGGTCAGCAGGCCGCCGTGCCCGGGCTCCGCGAGGCGCTCGGCCTCTCCGAGGACGGTTCGGAGGCGCGGGAGCGCGTGGACGACGTCGAGTCCCGCGCCCAGGCCCTGGTCGAGGGCATGGAGCAGCACGAGTGGCGCGCCGAGGCGGCCGAGACCGTGTGCCAGTCGGTGCTGGGCGAGGACCCAGGACAGGTGGTCGAGGTCCTGCAGTTCGCCGCGACCGAGGTCGTCCCGCGGTTGAACGACACCACCGACGAGATCGGTTCCACCCTGCACGCGCTCGAAGGGGGCTACATCCCCTCCGGTCCGAGTGGTTCCCCGCTGCGCGGGCTCGTCAACGTGCTACCGACCGGACGCAACTTCTACTCGGTCGACCCGAAGGGGATCCCGAGCAGGCTGGCCTGGGACACCGGCTACGCCATCGCGGAATCGCTGCTGGACCGCTACCGCACCGACAACGGCGAGTGGCCCGGATCGGTCGGCCTGTCCGTGTGGGGAACCAGTGCGATGCGCACCTCCGGCGACGACATCGCCGAGGTGCTCGCCCTGATCGGTGTGCGCCCCACCTGGGACGACTCCTCGCGCCGGGTCAACGGGCTCGAGGCCGTCCCGCTCGAGGAGCTCGGACGTCCCCGGGTGGACGTCACCGTGCGCATCAGCGGGTTCTTCCGGGACGCCTTCCCGCACGTGGTCAACCTGATCGACGACGCGTTCCAGCTGGTCTCCGATCTCGACGAACCCGACGAGTGGAACTTCGTCCGCGCGCACACCCGTGCCGACATCGCCGAGCACGGGGATCGACGGCGCGCGACCACGCGGATCTTCGGCTCCAAGCCCGGCGCCTACGGCGCGGGGATGCTGTCGCTGATCGACAGCCGTAACTGGCGGGACGACTCCGACCTCGCCGAGGTCTACACCGTCTGGGGCGGGTTCGCCTACGGACGCGACCTGGACGGCGTCGCGGCCAGGCAGGACATGGAGAACGCCTACCGCCGCATCTCGGTCGCCGCGAAGAACACCGACACCCGCGAGCACGACATCGCCGACTCCGACGACTACTTCCAGTACCACGGCGGCATGGTGGCCACCGTGCGCGCGCTGAGCGGGGACTCCCCCGCGGCATACATCGGGGACAGCTCGCGCCCCGACTCGATCCGCACCCGTTCGCTGCACGAGGAGACCTCCCGGGTCTTCCGCTCCCGGGTGGTCAACCCGCGCTGGGTCTCGGCGATGCGCGAGCACGGCTACAAGGGTGCTTTCGAGCTCGCGGCCACGGTGGACTACCTGTTCGGCTACGACGCCACGACCGGCGTCGTCGGGGACTGGATGTACGAGAAGCTCGCCGAGACCTACGTCTTCGATGAGCAGAACCAGAAGTTCCTCACCGAGTCCAACCCGTGGGCGCTGCACGGCATCGCGGAGCGGCTGCTGGAGGCGGCCGACCGTGAGCTGTGGGCCGAGCCGGACCCGGAGACGCTGCAGGGGCTGCGGGAGGTCTACCTGCAGGTCGAGGGTGATCTGGAGGACGGACCGGGCGAGAGCTGA
- the cobA gene encoding uroporphyrinogen-III C-methyltransferase, producing the protein MSSHSQHHYFAGLDLQDKRVVVVGAGTVAQRRIPRLLKAGARIEVVSPEATPAVEGMAESGELVWHRRPYDSGDLDGAWYAVACTSDSEVNARVVAEAEQDRVFCVRADDAARGTAVTPAVAEHNGLLLGVLGGGDHRRSAVVKEALSEALRTGVIDEHVEPHEPGVALVGGGPGDPDLITVRGRQLLGRADVVITDRLAPRELLEELGQHVEVIDASKIPYGRAANQSVINEMLIDRARAGKFVVRLKGGDPYVYGRGFEELLACVEAGVAVTAVPGITSAFAAPAIGDVPVTHRGVAHEVVVVSGHVGPHDEQSLVDWPALARLNGTLVLMMAVKRIREFADVLLEHGREPSTPVAVVQEGTMQGQRTLRSTLDGIADAVEGAGIEPPAVVVIGAVAGLAPERPA; encoded by the coding sequence ATGAGCTCGCACAGTCAACATCACTACTTCGCCGGACTCGACCTGCAGGACAAGCGGGTGGTGGTCGTCGGGGCCGGAACCGTGGCGCAACGCCGCATCCCCCGGTTGCTCAAGGCGGGGGCGCGGATCGAGGTCGTGTCCCCCGAGGCCACGCCGGCGGTCGAGGGCATGGCCGAATCGGGAGAGCTGGTGTGGCACCGCCGTCCCTACGACAGCGGTGACCTGGACGGTGCCTGGTACGCGGTGGCCTGCACCTCGGACAGCGAGGTCAACGCGAGGGTGGTCGCCGAGGCGGAGCAGGACCGCGTGTTCTGCGTGCGCGCCGACGACGCGGCGCGGGGAACGGCCGTGACCCCGGCGGTGGCCGAGCACAACGGGCTGCTGCTCGGAGTGCTCGGCGGGGGAGACCACCGAAGGTCCGCGGTGGTCAAGGAAGCACTGTCCGAGGCGCTGCGCACCGGCGTGATCGACGAGCACGTGGAACCGCACGAACCGGGCGTGGCCCTGGTCGGCGGTGGTCCGGGGGACCCTGACCTGATCACGGTCCGCGGGCGTCAGCTGCTCGGGCGGGCCGATGTGGTCATCACCGACAGGCTCGCCCCGCGGGAGCTGCTCGAGGAGCTCGGGCAGCACGTGGAGGTGATCGACGCATCCAAGATCCCCTACGGACGTGCGGCGAACCAGTCCGTGATCAACGAGATGCTGATCGACCGGGCCAGGGCGGGCAAGTTCGTGGTGCGCCTCAAGGGCGGTGACCCGTACGTCTACGGGCGCGGTTTCGAGGAACTGCTCGCCTGCGTGGAGGCCGGAGTCGCGGTGACGGCCGTGCCGGGGATAACCAGCGCCTTCGCGGCTCCCGCCATCGGAGACGTCCCCGTGACGCACCGGGGGGTGGCGCACGAGGTGGTCGTGGTCTCCGGGCACGTGGGACCGCACGACGAGCAGTCGCTCGTCGACTGGCCCGCGCTGGCCCGGTTGAACGGGACCCTCGTGCTGATGATGGCCGTCAAGCGGATCCGCGAGTTCGCCGACGTGCTGCTCGAGCACGGCAGGGAACCGAGCACACCGGTCGCGGTGGTGCAGGAGGGCACCATGCAGGGGCAGCGGACGCTGCGCAGCACGCTGGACGGAATAGCCGACGCCGTGGAAGGGGCGGGGATCGAACCGCCCGCCGTGGTGGTCATCGGTGCGGTCGCGGGGCTGGCCCCCGAGCGCCCCGCCTGA
- a CDS encoding HoxN/HupN/NixA family nickel/cobalt transporter: MTSAEQPVAREPGRRAVGQRGRVTLVFLALALLHLLGWGGYLLYQSSPGAAGGLAAAGTAAYVLGLRHGFDADHVAVIDDATRLLMQRGKRPVSTGMWFALGHSSVVLLLAVVVAFVAGVTAKGWAESFGAHTALLVDAFVVIVLGTLAVLNALVLKDAVRLLRRARTSEVDDSEVEEVLGRRGLLARVLRGRMRAFIGSSWHLFVIGLLFGLGMQTATEITVLALVTPAEVPTLPLMSLPLLFAAGMCTVDSVDGMLMSRAYTWSLARPVRRLWVNVATTALTVGLAAVIGVVVLAGVLAELGVSPAGAVAGIGDHFELLGYLTLAAFMATWGGAALLWRLFGTRTPRSARARAR, from the coding sequence ATGACTTCTGCCGAACAGCCCGTCGCACGAGAACCCGGCCGCCGGGCCGTCGGCCAGCGGGGCAGGGTGACGCTGGTCTTCCTGGCGCTGGCCCTGCTGCACCTGCTGGGCTGGGGCGGCTACCTGCTCTACCAGAGCTCGCCCGGTGCGGCGGGCGGTCTGGCCGCCGCCGGAACGGCGGCCTACGTGCTCGGACTGCGCCACGGCTTCGACGCCGATCACGTCGCCGTGATCGACGACGCGACCCGCCTGCTCATGCAACGCGGTAAACGCCCCGTGTCCACGGGAATGTGGTTCGCCCTGGGGCACTCCAGCGTGGTGCTGCTGCTCGCCGTGGTCGTCGCCTTCGTCGCCGGTGTCACGGCGAAGGGCTGGGCCGAGAGCTTCGGGGCGCACACCGCGCTGTTGGTGGACGCCTTCGTGGTGATCGTGCTGGGCACGCTCGCGGTGCTCAACGCGCTGGTGCTCAAGGACGCGGTGCGGTTGCTGCGCAGGGCGCGCACCTCGGAGGTCGACGACTCCGAGGTCGAGGAGGTCCTCGGCAGGCGTGGCCTGCTGGCCCGGGTGCTGCGCGGCAGGATGCGCGCGTTCATCGGGAGCTCGTGGCACCTCTTCGTGATCGGCCTGCTGTTCGGACTCGGGATGCAGACGGCCACCGAGATCACCGTGCTCGCCCTCGTGACGCCAGCGGAGGTGCCGACCCTGCCCCTGATGAGCCTGCCGCTGCTGTTCGCCGCGGGAATGTGCACAGTGGACAGCGTGGACGGGATGCTGATGTCGCGTGCCTACACCTGGTCGCTGGCGCGGCCGGTGCGCAGGCTCTGGGTGAACGTCGCCACGACGGCGCTGACCGTGGGGCTGGCGGCGGTGATCGGAGTCGTCGTGCTCGCCGGTGTGCTGGCCGAGCTCGGAGTGTCACCGGCCGGAGCAGTGGCGGGTATCGGTGATCACTTCGAGCTTCTCGGGTATCTGACGCTGGCGGCTTTCATGGCAACATGGGGAGGCGCCGCGCTCTTGTGGAGGCTCTTCGGGACCAGGACCCCGCGCTCCGCGCGCGCCCGTGCGCGTTGA
- a CDS encoding pyridoxal-phosphate-dependent aminotransferase family protein: MALVERSLLGPGPSNTYPEATAGLAAPLLGHLDPDFLTLLDETGDRLRTVWGTENSRTLPLSGTGSIGMEAAFVNFVRPGDVVVVAVNGLFGERMCDVASRYGAEVVRVDHEWGDPVDIQRVLDAHPDPALVAAVHAETSTGVRSDIAGLGAALRERGERTLLLVDCVTSIGGEQVELDSWNVDVAYAGTQKCLGVPPGLAPFTVSERAWERRVEKPTTWYLDLGLIGNYVNGGSSGGRAYHHTAPTAMVASLHAALGRILQEGMPVVTERHRAAGEALQAGLQEMGLNLFAAEGSRLHQLTSVWVPEGVDSAGVRKQLLNDYGIEIGGGAGQFANSVWRIGLMGNNARLDRVEMLLGALRKVLGR; this comes from the coding sequence ATGGCACTGGTTGAACGCTCCCTACTGGGCCCGGGCCCGTCGAACACGTACCCGGAGGCCACCGCGGGGTTGGCCGCCCCACTGCTCGGTCACCTGGACCCCGATTTCCTGACGCTGCTGGACGAGACCGGGGACCGCCTGCGGACCGTCTGGGGAACGGAGAACTCGCGGACGCTGCCCCTGTCCGGAACCGGCTCCATCGGCATGGAGGCGGCTTTCGTCAACTTCGTGCGTCCCGGTGACGTCGTGGTCGTAGCGGTGAACGGTCTGTTCGGCGAGCGCATGTGCGACGTCGCGTCCCGTTACGGCGCCGAAGTCGTCCGGGTCGACCACGAGTGGGGTGATCCCGTGGACATCCAGCGGGTGCTCGACGCGCACCCCGACCCCGCGCTGGTCGCGGCCGTGCACGCCGAGACCTCCACCGGGGTGCGCAGCGACATCGCGGGTCTCGGCGCTGCCCTGCGCGAACGTGGCGAGCGCACCCTGCTGCTCGTCGACTGCGTCACCTCGATCGGGGGTGAGCAGGTCGAGCTGGACTCCTGGAACGTCGACGTCGCCTACGCGGGCACTCAGAAATGCCTCGGAGTGCCGCCGGGACTGGCCCCGTTCACGGTTTCCGAGCGCGCCTGGGAGCGCAGGGTGGAGAAGCCGACCACCTGGTACCTGGACCTGGGGCTGATCGGCAACTACGTGAACGGCGGGAGCTCGGGCGGCCGCGCGTACCACCACACGGCTCCCACCGCTATGGTGGCCTCCCTGCACGCGGCTCTCGGCCGGATCCTGCAGGAGGGCATGCCGGTGGTGACCGAAAGGCACCGGGCCGCAGGCGAAGCCCTCCAGGCGGGGCTGCAGGAGATGGGGCTGAACCTGTTCGCCGCGGAGGGCAGCAGGCTGCACCAGCTCACGAGCGTGTGGGTCCCCGAGGGCGTGGACTCGGCCGGTGTGCGCAAGCAGCTGCTGAACGACTACGGCATCGAGATCGGTGGCGGTGCGGGGCAGTTCGCCAACAGCGTGTGGCGGATAGGCCTCATGGGCAACAACGCCCGCCTCGACCGCGTCGAGATGCTGCTGGGCGCGCTGCGCAAGGTGCTCGGCCGGTGA